The following is a genomic window from Sphingobacterium spiritivorum.
GACTTCTGTTATAGCATTGCGCCTTGCCAACGGAGCAGCCAATCCGGCTGATATCTTTATTCCTTCGTTAATAGGTACCTTTATTTCTTTTATTGCAGGGATGATCTCCGTTGCTTTCTTTCAGAAGATCAATCTCTTTAAACTACCTATACTGATTTTTCTGGGTATTTTTGCCGGTCTCATGACCGCTCTGTATTTTGGTCTAAATGGCCTTCCGCCAGAGCAAATTGAGAAGATCACAGGCCTTATCGGAGGCTTACTCATCTTTTCTATTATTGTCCTGTTCATCGCTTATGGAGCAGCAAAAAAGATAAATGTATATGATGCCTTTATAGACGGTGCAAAAGAAGGCTTTCAGACTTCCGTAATGATTATTCCATTTCTGATTGCTATACTCGTAGCTATATCCGCATTCCGTACGACAGGCTGTATGGATTATATTGTCAATGGTATTGGTTCTGCTTTTGCAGCCATGGGCTTTGACACCCGGTTTGTTCCCGCTTTACCAGTAGGTTTGATGAAAACGCTGAGTGGTGGCGGAGCCAGAGGACTCATGGTCGATGTCATGACAACATATGGTGCAGACTCATTTCAGGGAAGATTAGCAAGCGTAATACAAGGTTCTTCAGAGACCACATTTTATGTACTGGCGGTCTATTTTGGATCTGTAGGTATTAAAAATACGCGTCACGCCCTTACCTGCGGCCTGATTGCCGATGCCGTAGGATTGATAGCTGCCATTATAATAGCATATATTTTCTTTGGTTAACTTTAAAAATATAGATGAAAAAAACAATAGCTCTGATTGCTCACGACGGGAAAAAAGCCGAAATGGTAGCCTTTGTCAAAGACCATATTGAGTCCCTGAGACACGCACATCTTGTCGCAACAGGCACTACAGGCTCCTATGTACAACAGACCGGATTACCGGTAGAACTCAAATTAAGCGGCCCTAAAGGAGGTGATGCACAGATTGCAGCAATGGCGGCAGAAGGCCTGGTCAACGGTATTATATTTTTCAGAGATCCGCTGGGTAAACATCCCCATGAACCGGATATACAAATGCTGATGCGTATATGCGACCTCTACAATGTACCTTTAGCTACCAATCCGGCCACTGGTGCACTTATTATTGAAGGATTATTGGAAGATATAGACTAATACGAGTACAGATACAGACGTTACATTGACCCTATGAGCAGAGAAATTATCGTTACAATAGAACAGGAAAAATACAAGACAACAATTACAGATAATGTAAATACGATCATTGTAGATGAGCCGGCAGAAGTTGGCGGGCAGGATAAAGGGTTAGCACCTACACAACTTTTACTGTCATCCTTAGGTTCCTGTAAAGCTATTACAGTCCGGATGTATGCAGATCAGAAAAAATGGGAGCTGGATAAAGTAATCATCCGACTTTCTTCAGAAGTGAAGAGAAGTGTGCAGCAGCAAACCACCTATATCAAGTGCCATATTTCATTTGAAGGCAATCTCGATGACGATCAGAAAAAAAGATTAGCAATTATTGCAGACAGGTGTCCTGTACACAAAATATTATCCAATCCGATTGTGATCGACTCCAATATGCTTTAATTATTTTACATTAATATTTTAAAGAACATTTTATATTTGCACCTCACAAGTATCGATATATACTGATGTCAAATCCAAATTCAGTCAATAGTCCTTTTCAAAAGCTCTCCCGTGAAGAATGGAAACAGCTTAACGGCCACTTTTCACACAGTATCTCAGATAGCGATATTCAACATTTACGCGCGCTGAATGAGCCATTGACAATGGAAGAAATTGAGGAAGTATATTTCCCCTTAGCACATCTGCTGGATATACACATTCAACATTCCAAAATATTACATCACGATACCAACAGTTTTTTTCAGGCTAACAATAAAAAATTACCCTTTATTATCGGTATAGCAGGATCAGTCGCAGTAGGTAAGAGCACCACAGCCCGTGTATTGCAAAAAGTGCTTTCGCTGCTGCCGGGTAAACCTAAAGTAGATCTGGTAACAACAGACGGATTTCTTTATCCAAACAGGATACTACAGGAAAGAGGGATTATGAACAGAAAAGGATTTCCGGAAAGTTATGATACCAAAGGTTTGCTGACATTTCTTTCGGATATGAAATCCGGAGAATCCAATATAAAAGTTCCGGTATACTCCCATCTTGCCTATGATGTTCTTGCCGAAAAGATTGTCATCGACGGACCCGACATCCTGATTGTAGAAGGAATCAACGTTTTACAGGTCAATTCACAGCGTACAGGAGTCTTTGTCTCCGACTTTTTTGATTACTCCATATACGTAGATGCCAAGGAAAAAGATATTATGGAATGGTATATAGATCGGTTTGAATCGCTAAGAGCCACTGCCTTTCAGGATCCCAAATCATTTTTTCACAGATATGCCAGCATGGATCAGGAGGAAAGCACCAAAATGGCCACTGATATCTGGAATGAAATCAACAGACCCAATCTGATAGAAAATATCCTCCCTACGCGCAACCGCGCAGATCTGATCCTTGAAAAAGGAAATCACCACTTCGTCAGAAAAGTAAAAATCAGAAAAATTTAATGCTCCCTTTGCTGTTTTAAGATAAGCGTCAATACTTCATTTTCCAGTTGCCGGTGCAGTTTATTAGTGCTGTTCAAGGCATTGAATTCAATTTTATATTGCACATAGTCTTTGCCGATATTGACGACTTTGAGCGCCACATCATCTGTCCAGTGTACATCCGGATGATGTATAAGCAATTTTTTCAACTTCTCTTCCAGTTCCTCCATATTTGCAGCAGCATATAAGGGAAGTTCAAATTTGACAGACAACTTATTCGACTGGTTGACAGACTTGTTAACGATTTTCTCTGTAAAAGCAGCATTATTCGGAATCAGCACAATATCATCTTCATCATTCTTCACCACAATATTAGCAAGCGTAATATCCACGATCTTGCCATGATACTCCCCCACCTTAATGCGATCTCCGATCGAAAACTGATCAGAAAACATGAGAATAAGACCACTGATCATATTGGTAATATACTCTCTGAATGTGACAGCGATAGCCATCGCAACGATAGTCATACTTGTCACAAATCCTACAGGATTGATACCAAAAGCAAGCATCAGTGCAATAATTGCAAATATTGAATTCAACACAGCAGTCACTCTGTTGATACCCAGTACAAAATTACCACGTACACTCTGACGTTCGGTTCTGCGCGTATATAAGGCGATCATCACAAAGCGGCCTACTGAAAATAAAACACTTGCGGTCAGAAAAGTATTCAATGCATATGCAATCTGAGAAAGATAGGCACTCCTGTTGTATACATCCTGAAGAAGAGGAAAAGATAAGATCAATGCCAGCCATACGACAACTTTTACAATAAAAACAATAGGCCATTTACCTTTTTTAGAATAATCCTGCATAGTTTATGTTTGCTTCAGCCGCTAAACTAATCAATTTTGCTCCTTTCTTCAACATCATCCTCCAATAAGATTATCAATTTTTGTCAGCGTGATAATTAACTTAATGCAGGACTGCAATTCTAACAAAACAATTAGATGACAATTCCATTATTAAAATTTAACCGATCTGCGTATCATATATTCACACTTTTATGTTATATTGACATGTATGAAACAATACCGCAATTTGCTTTTCGACCTGGATGGTACACTGACAGATCCTTTTGAAGGCATTACCAAATCAATTGCATATGCCCTTGAACACTTTGATATTGAGACAACAGATCTGAACACTTTAAAGCCTCTCATTGGTCCTCCCCTCAAGCAATCTTTAATAGAAATATATCATTTTGATGAGCAGAAGGCCGATGAAGGTGTCGCTAAATACAGAGAAAGATTTGCAGACAAAGGTCTTTTTGAAAATATACTGTTTGAAGGTATACCGGAACTCCTGGCATCAGCCCGTTCGAAAGGATACAAACTTTATCTTGCCACTTCCAAACCCACAGTATTTGCTACACAGATACTGAATCATTTCCATTTAGATCAATACTTCGAATTTGTCGGCGGCAGCGAACTGGACGACTCCAGACCCACCAAAACCCATGTTATCGAATATGTGTTGCAGGAAAACAACATTCAGAACCTGACAGAAACACTGATGATCGGAGATCGGAAGCATGATATAATAGGTGCAAAAAATACAGGTCTGGACTCTGTAGGAGTTTTATATGGTTTTGGAGATCAGGAAGAACTCAGTCATGCCGGAGCAACTTACATCGCAGAAGATATTCCTGCCCTTAAAAATATGCTTCAATTATAATATAACATCGCAATAAAGTACTGATATATGCATAAGATATACCCTGGAAACCTGAAAAGAATATATCTGGCTGTTATTTTTGGTCTATGCAGCTTACACTCCACTTATGGACAGCAGATCGAAGAAAGCAAAGTGGATGAACTGGTGGAACATGTGAGAAAAACATTCAATGTACCCGGGATAGCTGTAGGTATTGTAAAAGACGGAAAAGTCATCCTTCAAAAGGGATACGGTGTATCCAGTATCAATACCGGAAAAGCTGTCGACCCGTTGACCAACTTCGGCATAGCATCCAATTCCAAGGCTTTCACAGCTACAGCATTGGCTATGCTTGTAGATCAGGGGAAGATCAAGTGGGATGATCAGGTCCGTACCTATATCCCCGAGTTTAAACTTTACAACGATTATGTCTCTGAAAATTTCACAATCCGTGACTTACTGACACACAGAAGCGGACTCGGTCTGGGAGCCGGAGATCTGATGATATGGCCCGATGGAAACGATTTTACTCCGGAAGATATTATCCGGAATATGCAGTACCTCAGGCCCGTTTCTGATTTCAGAACTAAATACGATTATGACAATTTATTGTATGTAATCGCAGGTGTAGTGATTGAAAAGGTTTCAGGACTTTCGTGGGCATCTTTTATACAGCAACGCATACTGACACCTCTGCATATGGATCACTCCGCACCCAACTGGCAGTTGCTAAACAGCAAAGACAATTCTATTGATCCACATGTGCCCATAGAAGGTAAGCTTAAGGTCATTAAAAGATACAGCGGTACGACAGTAGATGCGGCCGGAGGAATCTATTCAAATGTAGAAGATCTCAGCAAATGGGTACTTTTTCAATTAAATAAAGGCGATGCTGAAGGTAAACAGCTGATTCGTAAAGAACAGCTTGCCGAACTCAGCACTCCACAGACACTTATGCCTGTAACCACCGTCCCTCCTTACAATTCCTTGTTCAGAGCTTATGGGTTAGGATTCAGACTCACCGATGTAGCCGGCAAACTCGAAGTATCGCATACCGGCGGACTGGAAGGAATAGTCACTCAGATTGTCATGCTTCCACAGTTGAAGCTCGGAATAATAGTACTCACCAATCAACAGGAAGGAGCAGCTTTCATGTCCATATCCAATACAATCAAAGATTTCTATCTGGGATTACCACGTAAAGACTGGGTCGCTACTTATCAGTCCAGTATAGCAGCAAGTACCTCTTCAGCAGATAAAATAACGGAAGAGGTCTGGCAAACAATAGAAAAAAACAAAAATTCCAATCCATACAAAAACATGTTGATGGGTAAATTTGTTGATAACTGGCTGGGAGAAGTCAACATTTACAAAGAAAACGGCAAACTTATGTTCGCCGTAAAACGTTCGCCGCAGTTAACAGGGGAGCTTTTCTTCTATAAAGACCATAAATATGTCGTCAAGTGGAACAACAGATACTTCCATGCAGATGCTTTTTTACATTTGGACATAAACCAGCAAAAGTTGCAGGGATTTAAAATGAATGCTATTTCTCCGCTTACAGACTTTAGTTACGACTTCCATGACCTGGCATTCAAAAAAGTAAATTAACAAAAATTAAAAGTTATGCGCTGGAATCCTGAACAATACATTATATTCAAAAAAGAACGTTTCGCACCCTTTTATGATCTGATAACTCCTATTGAAAAGAAAAAAGGTATACAGGCAATAGATCTGGGGTGCGGAACCGGCGAACTCACCCGAAAACTATCTGATTATCTTGAAGATGCTTTAGTCACCGGAATAGATGCTTCGCCCGAAATGCTGTCACAGACATCCCCTTTTGCAAACGACAAAACCATATTTTTGCAGAGAGATATTCAGGAACAACTGGATAGAGATGAAAAATGGGACCTTATCTTTTCGAATGCTGTACTGCAATGGATTCCGGATCATGAGTCATTGCTTCCAGCCATTATAAGACGTATTAATCCGGGCGGACAATTGGCTATACAGATTCCCGCACAGAATGACAACATTCTGAATATATTGATCCTGGAACTTGCGCAGGAAGAACCTTACGCTAAAGCACTGAATTATTGGAAAAAAGAATCTCCCGTACTCCGTATAGATGATTATGCGCAATTATTATTTGAGAGCGGAAGTAAAAAACAAGAAGTCATGCAGAAAGTATACCCTATAATTGCACAATCTCCGGACGATCTGTACCAGTTTATTGCAGGATCTACATTAATTCCCTATCTCGAAAGAATAGATCCGGAAGTAAAAGAAGATTTTATAAGGGCTTATAAAGAAAAGATCGCATCACACACAAAAAGATATCCTGCGCTTTATTCATTCAAACGCAATATATTATATGCGGCTTATTAGATTGAACCTATTATATTGAAAACTAAAACTGGAATTATTCTAATTGTATAACACCGCAAACATGCTCCTTGTCATATGTCATAAGCACTTCGTCAATGAGCAACATCAATTTGATTTTGCAAAGTTTCTCACCAGCACGGTCAAGTTTTTGACTTGCACGATCAAAATGTTTGAGAACGTAACTCTGAACATTTTCAACCTTTAGCGGAAAATAAATAGGTGTCTGATCGGAAGTAGAATGATCCGATACTAATAAATTAAAACCTTTGGCTTTTAATTCACTCAAAATCTGGTAATTTACACGTTTGAAAATCATAGCTAATTTTTTTAAAAGAGTGAAAGCTTTATATTGATAAAACGAATTAACGTATCTATTGTTTTGTAATTATAAAGCAGAGTTTAAATTTTCATTAATTTATAACAAACCTACTTTAGCAAAAGAGAACTCAATAAATACCGGAACAGATATTACAAAGATAAACACTTATTCGCCTAAAACACAATGATTTCCACACAATAAACTATAAATCTGTAAAATAGAAGCAGCACTTTTTATAAAAACAGGTATATTTTTTGCATATAACACATAAAGCAACTGAATTTTAGCAAATTTGCTAAGGCATTTTTTTACTTTTTGAAGACAATTATACATTTTTATGACTAAGACTCTGTACCATTTAGCGGCAATAACCATATGTATCCTATGTGTTAGCCTTACTTCCTGCCAGAACAATAGTAAAAGTTATAGTCTTTCGATACAGGATTCTTCAGAAACAAACTCTGCCCTGAGTTTGCCACTCAGTTATCGGAACATGGAAACAGAAGGATTCATTATCGGAGATCAGGTAGCTTTACTAAATGATAGCTTACAGGCTACAGACACGATCAGTGCCGAAGGTAAACTTGTGAAAATTTCGGGAATCAGCGAACAGTTTTACCCTCTTTCCCTTACTGATACGAGTATATGCAACAAATATTCTTATGTGAGGATACAAGTTCAGGACGAACAGTCCATCATCAGTGGAAAATATATCTATTCTGCTACCTCTGATGAAGCACCTAAAGAGATTCAGATAGAAAAAGATAAATACAGCTTTGTACGTCTTGAAAATTATAATGCACTTTCAGATACATCCGTTAGCTGTGACCTGCACACTCCGTTGTTATTTTCGAACTCCGGAGATAATTACAAAGGATTATTAAAACTGATAAACAATGATATCTACCAATCTGAATATCCTTATTTAGAATTAATGGCTAACGCTATTGCACACGATGTAATTACAGAAATCAACACCAAAGGAGATCAACTCATCCTGCACATTCGCCGCACAGGAAAACAATCTTTGGCCAACATAGTAATTGTCATTAAAAAAGATGCATTGAACGGCTATAATGCTGAAGTAAAAAGCATAGAAAATCTAAGATAAATCAGCATGCATAATCTTACCTCTCAGAGAGTAAAGAATGAGGAGCAAAATTATAATTCCGAAATTTCCATTTCCTGTCTGTCCCTGTATTCTTAGAAGAAACCTTAGGATAATTTAAAATTACTCTCCCGAGCCCTTGTCGAAACAATTCAAGGTATAAAACGTCAGTTCGTAATCCCCTGAAATGTAAAATCATAAAATACTTATAATGAGAAATATAAATATCTTACATCAACAATAAAAATATAATAAAACATTTTTTTAGTATACGCTGTACATCTCCAAATGACAGGAAGCAAACGTACTCATATTATTAATTGGCAGGGAGCTTGGAATATAAAAATCCTTGCCTTTCAGAAGAGGACTTTTGCTACAAAAATTAAAGCCTGCCAACCTAAAATTTAACGCCCTGAAAGCTTCTCAAAATAGGTATTTTTTTCGTATCTTCGCCTGCGTATGTTATTAGTTTAACTACGATAATGCATTAGTTTTATCGAACCCAACTTAATATGGCTGAAGAAACAGAAAACGAAAACAATTTATCGGCTAACGGCCGAATAATCCCTATTAATATTGAGGACCAGATGAAAGCTGCTTACATCGATTATTCGATGTCAGTAATTGTTTCCCGTGCACTTCCTGATGCACGGGATGGTCTTAAACCTGTTCATAGGCGTGTGCTATACGGCATGCTGGACCTGGGAGTTACCAGTGGCAAGCCTTACAAGAAATCTGCCCGTATCGTCGGTGACGTCCTCGGTAAGTATCACCCACATGGTGACTCTTCTGTATACGATGCGATGGTACGTCTGGCTCAGGACTGGAGCATGCGCTACCCATTAGTAGACGGACAAGGTAACTACGGATCGATTGACGGAGATCCTCCGGCAGCGATGCGTTACACGGAAGCAAGATTGAAAAAGATTGCTGAAGAAATGCTGTCTGACATCAACAAGGATACTGTTGATTTCAAATTAAACTTTGACGACTCTTTGGAAGAACCAACGGTACTTCCTACCCGTATTCCTAATCTTCTGGTCAACGGTGCCTCCGGTATTGCTGTAGGTATGGCGACCAATATGGCTCCTCATAATCTTTCAGAGGTGGTAGACGGAACAATAGCCTTCATCGATAACCGGGAAATTGAGATATCCGAATTGATGCAGTACATAAAAGGTCCCGACTTTCCTACCGGAGGTATTATCTATGGTTACAACGGTGTCAAAGAAGCTTGCGAAACAGGACGCGGACGCGTAGTAATGCGGGCCAAAGCGGAGATCGAAACAACGAAATCCGGACGAGAGTGTATCATCGTTACCGAGATCCCGTATCAGGTAAATAAAGCTGATATGATCAAGCGGACTGCCGAACTGGTCAATGAGAAAAAGATTGAAGGTATTTCTGAGATCAGAGACGAATCAGACAGAGAAGGTTTCCGTGTCGTGTATGATATCAAACGTGATGCAAATGCTAACGTCGTATTAAACAATCTATACAAATACACAGCTCTACAAACCTCATTTTCAGTAAACAATATCGCTCTTGTAAAAGGAAGACCGATGATGATGAACCTGAAAGACATGATCCACGAATTCGTGGAACACCGTCACGAGGTCGTAATTCGCAGAACCAAATTTGAACTTGCCGAAGCAGAGAAACGTGCCCATATCCTGGAAGGATACCTGATCGCACTGGATCATCTGGATGAGGTTATCAAATTGATACGTGCTTCCGAAACCCCGGAAGATGCCCGTACAGGTTTGATGGAACGCTTTGCCCTTTCAGATCTTCAGGCACGTGCTATCCTGGACATGACATTACGTCGTCTTACAGGACTGGAACGCGATAAGATTAAAGAAGAATACAATGAATTGATGAAGACCATAGAATACTTAAAAGAAGTCCTTTCTGATGAAGGTCTTCGTATGAAAATCATCAAAGACGAACTTTTAGAGATCAAAGATAAATACGGGGATGAGCGTCGCTCTATCATTGTGCATTCTGCAGAAGATATGCGCATGGAAGACTTTATCGATGATGAAGAAATCGTCATTACCATCTCGCATAACAGTTATGTAAAACGTACTCCGTTATCCGAATACAAAAGACAAGGTCGCGGTGGTCGCGGTTCTATCGGAACAAACACCCGAGAAGAAGATTTTACAGAACATATCATTACCGCTTCAGCGCATAATTATATGTTATTCTTTACTGAAGCTGGACGCTGTTTCTGGCTGAGAGCCTTTGAGATACCTGAAGGAAGCAGAACTTCCAGAGGACGTGCTTTACAAAACATCATCAATATTCCGAAAGATGAAAAAATCAAAGCTTACATCAAAGTAATCAATCTGAAAGATCAGGAATATTTAGAGAATAACTTCATTATTATGTGTACCAAAAAGGGTACAATCAAGAAAACATCTCTTGAAGCATATTCCCGCCCTCGTGCTAACGGTATCAACGCAATCAATATCAATGAAGGTGACCAACTCATCGAAGCATGTCTGACCGACGGAAGCAGCGAAATAGTAATGGCACTGCGTTCAGGAAGAGCGATCAGATTCAACGAATCGACAGTAAGACCTATGGGAAGAACAGCTACAGGTGTAAGAGGAATCACCCTTGCACATGAAAAAGACGAGGTTGTTGGCATGATTAGTGTTAATAATCCGGAAGTAACTGTGCTTGTCGTTTCTGAAAAAGGATATGGTAAACGTACAGATATCGAAGATTACAGGGTAACCAACCGTGGTGGTAAAGGTGTCAAAACCATCAATGTCACGGACAAAACAGGTGAACTTGTTGCAATTAAAGATGTCACCGACAGCGAAGATCTGATGATTATCAATAAATCAGGAATCGTGATTCGTATAGGTGTAGCAGACTTAAGAGTAATGGGTAGAGCTACCCAGGGTGTTCGACTGATCAATCTGAAAGATAACGATGAAATCGCTTCTATCACAAAAGTAGAAAGAGAAGAAGATGAAGAAATCACAGATATCGAAACAGAAGGAGAAGACAGTGAAAATACAAACATCGATACCACTGAAGAATAAAATATCATGATGAAGAAAGTTTTAATAGCTTTATTAATATTTACCTCATTAAGCTTAACTGTTGTTGCCCAATCCAATATAAAGGAAGGCAACAACAGTTTTGCCTTATATACCAAAACCGGAGATATCAAAAATCTGGATAATGCACGCAAATTTGCGGATGCTGCTTTTGCTAATAAAAGAGATTCTTCGCAGGTCAAAAATAATATATTACGGGCCCTGGTATATAGTTCATATGCCGTAACCGATTCTCTTCGCAAACAGAAGTATCCTTCAGACCCGATTGATATAGCACAGGCATCACTCAAACTGATCGATAAAAAGGGAGGAAATGATGAATTCAGAACAGAAATCAGCTATGTAAAACAGAATCTGGTATCTGCACTTATTTTCAAAGCAAACAAAGCTCTTAACGACAAAAAATACAAAGAGGCATATTCCTATTACGAACGTGTAGACGAATTAAGTGCTGATAATGCCGCTGTAGCCAGCAATCTGGCTGTATTGGCAGTACAAAACAAAGACTATGCTAAAGCCGCTGAATTGTATGAAGGAATTATACAGTCTGACAAAGTAACGCCAAACGATTACCTGCAACTTGCAAATGTTTATACCACTCAGGATAAGAAACAGGCCACTTTAGACGTTTTGAGTCAGGGAAGACAACAATTCCCGAAAAGTAAAGAAATACTGTTTGAATTGATTCAGGTATATTCAAATAATAAATCCTATGATGCTATTGTCCCGGTAATTGATGAAGCATTATCATACGAACCGGAGAATATTGAAATGAATTATCTGGCAGGATATGCAAATGAATCTATCAACAATATCGCCAAAGCGAAGGATTATTATGAAAAAGTGATCCGTCTGGATAAAAATAACTATGAAGCCAATCTGGGTTTAGGATTGATTTATCTGAAGGATTTCTTAGCAAATAAAGATAATAATGAAGCTCAGTATAATGCGCAGAACTATCTTTTAAAAGCAAATGAGATAAAACCTTATGCAATTAATGCATTAAAATCATTGGCTTTATATTACGAAGCTGCTGATGATATGACACAATTGGACCGTGTCAATTTATTATTGAACCAACTTACAAATAATTAAACATGAACATTAAAAGAACAATAGTTTTATCCGTACTGTTATCTGCAGGAACATTTGTTTTTGCACAAACGGGAAACTTAAAAAAAGCAAAAGCGGCAATTGCTAAATTTGAAGAACTGAAAGGTGCTGGACAAGCTAAATTAGGAGAATCTAATTTAAAAACAGCTTCTGAGGCGATAAACGAAGCTATTGCTCATGAAAAAACAAAAGATCTGGCAGAAACCTGGACATACTACGCTTTAGTAAATGCAAACTATGCTTCCATGAATAATTCTTCTGAAGATGCTCAAAAAGCAGAAGAAGGAATCAAAAAAGCTACTGAATTAGATACCGATAAGAAAAATGCCGATAACATTAAGGTAGCCACTCAGATCTTAGGCCAGTACAACTTCAATCAAGGAGTTGCAGCCTGGGAAAAACAAGACTTCCAGACCGCTTACAAAGCATTTGACAAAGGGTTGGTATACCTTCCGGGTGATACAACATTAACGTATTATTCAGGTCTTGCTGCCATTCAGAATAAAGATTACAAAAGTGCAATTGATAAATATAAATTGCTGATCCCGGAAAAAACTTTTTCAAACCACAAGAGTGTATTAGTGGATCTTCCTAAACTTTATCTTTCTGCATTGGATACAGCAAGTGCATTAGAGTATGCAAGTATCGCAGCTAAAGAATATCCTACAGACAATGCAGCTGCTGTTCAGAAT
Proteins encoded in this region:
- the gyrA gene encoding DNA gyrase subunit A; translated protein: MAEETENENNLSANGRIIPINIEDQMKAAYIDYSMSVIVSRALPDARDGLKPVHRRVLYGMLDLGVTSGKPYKKSARIVGDVLGKYHPHGDSSVYDAMVRLAQDWSMRYPLVDGQGNYGSIDGDPPAAMRYTEARLKKIAEEMLSDINKDTVDFKLNFDDSLEEPTVLPTRIPNLLVNGASGIAVGMATNMAPHNLSEVVDGTIAFIDNREIEISELMQYIKGPDFPTGGIIYGYNGVKEACETGRGRVVMRAKAEIETTKSGRECIIVTEIPYQVNKADMIKRTAELVNEKKIEGISEIRDESDREGFRVVYDIKRDANANVVLNNLYKYTALQTSFSVNNIALVKGRPMMMNLKDMIHEFVEHRHEVVIRRTKFELAEAEKRAHILEGYLIALDHLDEVIKLIRASETPEDARTGLMERFALSDLQARAILDMTLRRLTGLERDKIKEEYNELMKTIEYLKEVLSDEGLRMKIIKDELLEIKDKYGDERRSIIVHSAEDMRMEDFIDDEEIVITISHNSYVKRTPLSEYKRQGRGGRGSIGTNTREEDFTEHIITASAHNYMLFFTEAGRCFWLRAFEIPEGSRTSRGRALQNIINIPKDEKIKAYIKVINLKDQEYLENNFIIMCTKKGTIKKTSLEAYSRPRANGINAININEGDQLIEACLTDGSSEIVMALRSGRAIRFNESTVRPMGRTATGVRGITLAHEKDEVVGMISVNNPEVTVLVVSEKGYGKRTDIEDYRVTNRGGKGVKTINVTDKTGELVAIKDVTDSEDLMIINKSGIVIRIGVADLRVMGRATQGVRLINLKDNDEIASITKVEREEDEEITDIETEGEDSENTNIDTTEE
- a CDS encoding tetratricopeptide repeat protein translates to MMKKVLIALLIFTSLSLTVVAQSNIKEGNNSFALYTKTGDIKNLDNARKFADAAFANKRDSSQVKNNILRALVYSSYAVTDSLRKQKYPSDPIDIAQASLKLIDKKGGNDEFRTEISYVKQNLVSALIFKANKALNDKKYKEAYSYYERVDELSADNAAVASNLAVLAVQNKDYAKAAELYEGIIQSDKVTPNDYLQLANVYTTQDKKQATLDVLSQGRQQFPKSKEILFELIQVYSNNKSYDAIVPVIDEALSYEPENIEMNYLAGYANESINNIAKAKDYYEKVIRLDKNNYEANLGLGLIYLKDFLANKDNNEAQYNAQNYLLKANEIKPYAINALKSLALYYEAADDMTQLDRVNLLLNQLTNN
- a CDS encoding tetratricopeptide repeat protein; protein product: MNIKRTIVLSVLLSAGTFVFAQTGNLKKAKAAIAKFEELKGAGQAKLGESNLKTASEAINEAIAHEKTKDLAETWTYYALVNANYASMNNSSEDAQKAEEGIKKATELDTDKKNADNIKVATQILGQYNFNQGVAAWEKQDFQTAYKAFDKGLVYLPGDTTLTYYSGLAAIQNKDYKSAIDKYKLLIPEKTFSNHKSVLVDLPKLYLSALDTASALEYASIAAKEYPTDNAAAVQNIELNLIAGNEQKIVTDIESQLAKDPTNKTLYYYLGIARSATKETDKALEAYKKAIELDPNYFEANTNAAVTIMNLVREDINKANNDRSLKPAEYNAAVAAAKDKLKPALPYLLKLVELEPKNVDSLKYLKSYYDFIQDEAKSKEVQAKIDALD